One part of the Malus sylvestris chromosome 2, drMalSylv7.2, whole genome shotgun sequence genome encodes these proteins:
- the LOC126603359 gene encoding cation/H(+) antiporter 15-like — MGNLALVYYMFLVGLELDFKPVVRAGKKALSIALTGFFFSVLLGWVLCRYLLLQDFVAQTHDGDQERPTINGPLFWGVALATTNFPDLARILADLKLLYSDVGGLALSASVITDLCSWILLLLVMAIINSVQMYAVGLTSVFLGLCVFVVRPALSWIVHRVREREKEDRNNSQLIRFVLAGVLLSGVITDACGSHSIVGPFVLGAIMPKGEFTDMLKQKVGNFVPSILMPLYFCINGGRVNFEDILGDRKNPIEQKTGATVGRVVWVTIIAFATKTVSTFVAGIINKMSPRDSLALGVLMNTKGLLTLIILNSGRDIKALNKQTFGVLMVVIWVMTFAVGPFIAYFYKSSAKTFVQYKQRSLASVGPNNQFRVLVCVHTSRNVPGIINLLEASNPTTQSPLHVLAVHLVELTGHASAMLVVHDACKTKDVNFPDKSSSPTNAIELYAKQRQSVTVQSLTAVSAYPTMHEDICNLAEDNRVSIIIIPYHKKATILDGEGGARDEDKSHLKNLNNNLMENARCSVGVLLDRGIGTSNYFDCCRHFTMLFFGGADDREALAYAGRMAGHPRVTLTVITFNIMSKEAAKTCVDDDDDGDEYNDEDEDDNENDNDDDDVTLEGMKSTGEEKKMDDLYLDEFRLRSMNDASIKFVENWVTSWEQILSLIQSTEGEYDMFIVGRRHGEMQEVATTLLDDDDSNDIGVLGEALVSSIFTASTSILIVQKSEFAHDS, encoded by the exons ATGGGAAACTTGGCCCTCGTTTACTATATGTTTCTAGTGGGTTTAGAGCTTGATTTTAAACCAGTAGTTCGTGCTGGGAAGAAGGCTCTCAGCATTGCGCTCACTGGCTTTTTCTTTTCCGTCCTACTTGGTTGGGTCTTGTGTCGTTATTTACTCCTCCAAGATTTTGTCGCACAAACACATGATGGAGATCAGGAACGTCCCACTATAAACGGCCCATTGTTCTGGGGCGTTGCTCTCGCCACTACCAACTTCCCAGACCTTGCCAGAATCCTCGCGGACCTCAAACTTCTTTACTCTGATGTTGGAGGACTTGCGTTATCCGCCTCTGTTATCACCGACTTGTGCTCCTGGATTCTTCTTTTGCTCGTAATGGCCATAATCAACAGCGTCCAGATGTATGCAGTGGGCTTGACCTCGGTTTTTCTAGGACTCTGCGTTTTTGTAGTACGTCCTGCTCTGTCATGGATTGTTCACCGAGTACGCGAAAGAGAAAAAGAGGACAGGAACAACAGTCAGCTTATACGCTTTGTTTTAGCTGGGGTGTTGCTCTCTGGGGTCATTACCGATGCCTGTGGATCCCATTCCATTGTAGGGCCTTTTGTGTTAGGAGCCATTATGCCTAAGGGCGAGTTTACGGACATGCTTAAACAGAAGGTGGGAAATTTTGTGCCTTCGATTCTGATGCCTCTTTACTTCTGTATCAATGGAGGAAGAGTCAACTTTGAGGATATTCTCGGTGACAGAAAAAATCCAATAGAGCAAAAAACTGGGGCTACTGTCGGTCGTGTAGTGTGGGTTACCATCATTGCTTTCGCAACTAAAACTGTGAGCACTTTCGTTGCCGGCATAATCAACAAAATGTCACCCCGGGATAGTTTGGCTCTTGGAGTGCTCATGAACACCAAGGGGTTATTGACACTCATTATACTCAATAGTGGCCGGGACATAAAG GCATTGAACAAACAAACGTTCGGAGTATTGATGGTGGTGATTTGGGTAATGACATTTGCGGTTGGCCCGTTTATAGCCTACTTTTACAAGTCCAGTGCCAAGACTTTCGTGCAGTACAAACAGAGGAGTTTAGCAAGCGTAGGACCTAACAACCAGTTTCGAGTCCTTGTATGCGTTCACACCTCACGCAATGTGCCGGGCATTATCAACCTCCTCGAGGCTTCTAATCCAACAACACAATCCCCTCTTCATGTTCTTGCTGTCCACCTTGTGGAACTAACTGGACACGCTTCGGCCATGTTGGTAGTGCACGATGCTTGCAAGACCAAAGATGTAAACTTTCCCGACAAATCTTCGTCTCCGACAAATGCCATCGAGTTATATGCCAAACAAAGGCAAAGTGTCACAGTGCAATCACTCACGGCAGTGTCTGCTTATCCGACGATGCATGAGGACATATGTAACCTGGCTGAGGACAATCGTGTCTCCATAATAATTATCCCGTATCATAAGAAAGCTACAATATTGGATGGAGAAGGAGGGGCAAGAGATGAAGACAAATCGCATTTAAAGAACCTCAACAACAACTTGATGGAAAATGCGCGGTGCTCCGTGGGTGTTCTTTTGGATCGGGGCATTGGTACATCCAACTACTTTGACTGCTGCCGCCACTTTACCATGCTCTTCTTTGGAGGGGCAGATGACCGCGAGGCATTAGCGTATGCGGGGAGGATGGCTGGACATCCAAGGGTTACCCTAACTGTTATAACGTTTAACATCATGAGTAAAGAGGCAGCAAAAACGTGCgtcgatgatgatgatgacggtGATGAGTATAATGACGAGGACGAGGACGACAATGAGAACGACAACGACGACGACGATGTTACTCTTGAGGGAATGAAAAGTACtggagaagagaaaaaaatggatGACTTGTACTTGGATGAGTTTAGGTTGAGGTCAATGAATGATGCCTCCATAAAATTTGTAGAGAATTGGGTGACCAGTTGGGAACAAATTCTCTCATTAATACAATCCACGGAGGGTGAATATGATATGTTTATAGTGGGTAGAAGACATGGAGAAATGCAAGAGGTCGCCACAACGTTACTGGATGACGATGACTCTAACGACATTGGAGTTCTTGGAGAGGCATTGGTATCTTCAATCTTCACAGCTAGTACATCCATTCTAATTGTGCAAAAAAGTGAATTTGCTCATGATTCATGA